Genomic window (Enterobacteriaceae bacterium 4M9):
CAAAAACGCATGGGAATAACGCTGAAAAGGCTAAAAAGCTGCGTTCAGGAGGGGATTTTAAGAAACATCTGCAACAGGCTAATATTCAACACTATTTTAGCGGCGCATGCGAACGCATGCGCCGTGAGGGCAAGATTAATGCTCGCGCGTTTTACGGAACACCACGTCAGGATAGCGCTCCTGCGTCAGATTCAGGTTCACCATGGTTGGGGCGATGTAGGTCAGGTTATCACCACCATCCAGCGCCAGTTGAACCTCGTTTTTACGCTTGAATTCTTCAAATTTCTTCACGTCTGTTGACTCAACCCAGCGCGCGGTTGCCACGTTGACGGATTCGTAAATCGCCTCAACGTTGTACTCGCTCTTAAGACGCGCCACGACCACGTCAAACTGCAGCACACCCACCGCGCCCACAATCAGGTCATTGTTGGCAATCGGGCGGAACACCTGTACCGCGCCCTCTTCAGAAAGCTGCACCAGCCCTTTGAGTAGCTGCTTTTGCTTGAGCGGATCTTTAAGACGAATGCGGCGAAACAGTTCCGGTGCGAAGTTCGGGATACCGGTGAACTTCATCATTTCGCCCTGGGTGAAGGTATCACCAATCTGAATAGTACCGTGGTTATGCAGGCCAATAATGTCGCCCGGATACGCCTCTTCAACGTGTGCACGGTCACCGGCCATAAAGGTCAGCGCGTCAGAAATCACGACGTCTTTACCGATGCGCACCTGACGCAGCTTCATGCCCTTCTCATACTTACCGGACACCACGCGCATAAACGCCACGCGGTCACGGTGTTTCGGGTCCATGTTGGCCTGAATTTTGAAGACAAAGCCAGAGAACTTATCTTCTTTTGCTTCGACTTCACGCACGTCGGTTTTACGCGGCATGGGCGCAGGCGCCCAGGACACCAGCCCGTCGAGCATATGGTCAACGCCGAAGTTACCCAGCGCGGTCCCAAAGAACACTGGCGTGATGTCACCGCTCAGGAACAGTTCTTCGTCGAATTCGGTTGAGGCACCTTTTACCAGCTCCAGCTCATCGCGCAGCTGCTGGGCGAGATCGTCACCGACTGCGGCATCCAGGTCCGGGTTATCCAGCCCTTTTACGATGCGCACTTCCTGGATGGTGTGGCCCTGTCCGGTCTGGTAGAGATAGGTTTCGTCTTTATAGAGGTGATAAACGCCTTTAAACAGCTTGCCGCAGCCAATCGGCCAGGTGATGGGCGCACAGGCAATTTTCAGCTCGTTTTCCACTTCGTCCAGCAGCTCCATCGGGTCGCGGATATCGCGGTCGAGCTTGTTCATGAACGTCAGAATCG
Coding sequences:
- the prfC gene encoding peptide chain release factor 3, with protein sequence MTLSPYLQEVARRRTFAIISHPDAGKTTITEKVLLFGQAIQTAGTVKGRGSSQHAKSDWMEMEKQRGISITTSVMQFPYHDCLVNLLDTPGHEDFSEDTYRTLTAVDCCLMVIDAAKGVEDRTRKLMEVTRLRDTPILTFMNKLDRDIRDPMELLDEVENELKIACAPITWPIGCGKLFKGVYHLYKDETYLYQTGQGHTIQEVRIVKGLDNPDLDAAVGDDLAQQLRDELELVKGASTEFDEELFLSGDITPVFFGTALGNFGVDHMLDGLVSWAPAPMPRKTDVREVEAKEDKFSGFVFKIQANMDPKHRDRVAFMRVVSGKYEKGMKLRQVRIGKDVVISDALTFMAGDRAHVEEAYPGDIIGLHNHGTIQIGDTFTQGEMMKFTGIPNFAPELFRRIRLKDPLKQKQLLKGLVQLSEEGAVQVFRPIANNDLIVGAVGVLQFDVVVARLKSEYNVEAIYESVNVATARWVESTDVKKFEEFKRKNEVQLALDGGDNLTYIAPTMVNLNLTQERYPDVVFRKTREH